Proteins encoded by one window of Lathyrus oleraceus cultivar Zhongwan6 chromosome 1, CAAS_Psat_ZW6_1.0, whole genome shotgun sequence:
- the LOC127093362 gene encoding uncharacterized protein LOC127093362 produces MVTDDEQKVRLATHMLADEAEYWWTNTKGRLELGGEAVTWARFKAEFLRKYFPEDLRTRKEVEFLNLKQENLSVAEYAAKFEELSRFCPYINAEDAMVSKCVKFESGLRPDIYQYMCVQEIREFDGGSQVL; encoded by the coding sequence ATGGTTACTGATGATGAGCAGAAGGTGCGGTTGGCTACGCATATGCTTGCAGATGAGGCTGAGTATTGGTGGACTAACACCAAGGGAAGACTTGAGTTGGGCGGTGAGGCTGTGACTTGGGCTAGGTTCAAGGCTGAgtttctgaggaagtattttccgGAAGATTTGAGGACAAGGAAAGAGGTAGAATTCTTGAATTTGAAGCAAGAGAACTTGTCTGTGGCGGAGTACGCGGCTAAGTTCGAGGAGCTCTCCAGGTTTTGCCCATACATTAATGCGGAAGATGCTATGGTTTCTAAATGCGTGAAGTTTGAGAGCGGACTTCGACCAGATATCTACCAATACATGTGTGTTCAGGAGATCCGAGAGTTTGATGGCGGGTCACAAGTCTTATGA